DNA sequence from the Chryseobacterium turcicum genome:
TATACGGGCGATAAGCAACCGTTGTCATTACATTTGGGAAGTAGATAATACTAAGTTCAGAAAGATGATCATCAGTCCTCCATTCCCAAAAATAACTTTCGTAAGATTGGAAATATTCTTCTAATTCCATTCTTGTGATTTTTCAGCCAGACGAAATGAACTTACAGACAGTTTTCTGAAATTCTCTTTATTGATAGACAAAACACTACCGTCTTCATTCCACAAAAGCCATTGATTTTGATTTGCATTATATTTTCTTTGGAGCAAAGAACTCATATTTTTAAATTCAAAATCGAAACCTGTCGGTAAAAGATGCTCGTCTTTCAGCCAAAATGTTTTTCCAGGAAAACTCAACAAAGGATTTCCCATAAATAATGCTTTATCATTAATGACAATCCAATTCAGTTTTTCTAATTTGAATTTTGGTATCGTTACAATCATTTCTTTAACATCAGAAATCGAACATAGCAAAGCCATTGCAGGTTGTTCTTCTTCGCTTGGCTTTAATTTAATCTCAACCTTTTCCTCGATTCCAAAAAAATTATTATTTGAAATAGGAAAAGTTAGTTTTAAAGCTTTATCAATAGGATTCCAAAGCAAAGCAGTTCTCACTTTTTTAGCGGGAACCAAAGAATCTTTTCGAAATAAAAGTCCTTCTCTTAATTCGTACAGCAAAAAATTGGGCAACTGTTGAATTTCCGATGAAGCAACCTGTTCATCGGTAAAACCTCTCAACCAGATTATTTCTTCATCCATGGCAATCTGAACATTTTTCCAGTCTCGAATAGACCCTAAAAAATCTTTATCAGCATGGGGAAGTTCAGCCCAAAAAGTTTTTATACCGTTTGAAGAATTTTCTGCCATAAACTTTCTATTTCCTGTTGAATATATTGTTTTTGCTCAGGATTTCTGATCCAGTCACAACGAGTTTGAAGATACCTTAGCTTATCTTTTATCACGTTTTGTTCGTCAAAACTTAATGTTCCACTGTTCCATTTTTCGATGAGGATTTTTACATCTTTCATCACTTCTTCCGGATTGGGAATTTTATTTTGTAACGCTTGCGGATGAGATTTCGGATGGTCGTCTTTCTCAATCGTTCTGTTGATAATTCCCTCAAGAATTTCAATCTGTTCTTCGGTATCCCAAATATGCTTCAACACCCATAAATCTGAAATAACTGCTTCGTTTCGACCACAAATTAATGCACTTGCGGCAATTAAATTTTGCAACTTCACAGCACGACGGTCAGAAATGGCAATTCCTGTATTTCTAAGGTTGATAATTGTATTTAAATAAACTTTGTAAATAGGTTTTAGGTCTATTGTTTTACACAAACTTTGAAGTTCTTTAATTTCGTTCGACAAAATTTCAGGCGTTTCTGTTTCTGTATTATTTTCCAATTTTCTTCCGGCTAAAAGTACTTGCTGAAGAAGGTCAGGATTCACATTATCAACATTTATTCTGATTAGAAAACGGTCAAACAAAGCATTCAAGGCTTCGTCTTCAGGAAGAACATTACTCGCACCGACAAACATCAATGCGGGAAGTTTTTTTGTTTCTTTTCCTCTTTTGAAAATCTTTTCGTTTAAAGCCATCAAAAGAGAATTCAAGATTGCCGAATTGGCATTAAAAATCTCATCCAGAAAAACCATCGACGCTTCGGGCATCATCCCTTCCGTGTTGGTCAACAATTCGCCTTCTTTTAATTTTCTAATATCAAAAGGACCGAAAATTTCGTTCGGTTCTGTAAAGCGTGTTAAAAGATATTCAAAGTTTTTACCGTCTGTTACAGCATTGGCTAAGGTTCTTACAATAGCAGACTTTGCCGTGCCGGGAGGTCCGTACAAAAATGCATTTTCTCTTGCCAGCAAACAGATTCCGAGCAAATCTACAACGTCATTTTTACCAACAAAAGTATCTTTTACATGGGCAAGTACTTTGTTTAATTTTTCTATATTTTGAGTCATTTGTTTTTTATATTATTTTCTTTCAAACAGTTTTTATATAATTCTCGCTGATTGTACAGATTTAGCTGATTAAAAACAGAGAAATTAATCTGCTTAATCTGCGAGATAAATTATTTTCATTTAAATTTAATATTTGAAAATATTTTTCGTTCGCAAAGGCATTCCACTCAGCAAAGAAAAACGAGCGTTTTAATCATTAATTATTTTTAATTCTTTCCAAAAAATATCTTTATACATCCCAAATTCTGCTATTAACAATTGATTGATGTAGGGGATTTCTGCGAGCTTATAAGCTTTCTTTTCTACAATTCTTTCAAGATATAATTTTCGGTAAGTTTTATCTTTCAATTCTTCTTTCCAATTGATTTTTTCAAGATTTACATCAAATCCGACAGCTGAATAATGAAATGACTGCAGGATATTTTCCAGAATATTGACTAAAGGATCTGTAGAATCTGCAACCTGAAGCCCAACAACAATCTGTGGTAAAAATCTTAACGACAAATCTGCGGATAAAATTGCGGAAACATTATTTTCATCTTTATACTGTAGAATCAGCTTTTCTACATCTTTCGCCGTATCTTTTCTTATTAAATACAATTGAGCGCTGTGGTACAAAATTTTCCCAGCCCAAATAGCAGCTTCTTTATTGAATGGAATTTGATCAGATAAAAAATCTAATCTTTCTTTTTCAAATTCAGATTCAAAAAAATCTTCCGCCTCATTTTCTTCTTTTTGAGATACTGTTTTAAGGTTAGAAAAAACTGTTAGTGCACCTTCTTTTCTAAGAAGAAACAAAGTATCTAAAAATGGGGATTTATTTTCCATCATCTAACAAAAATAGAATTATTTTCTTTAATTGTTTATGAATTTTAAAAACTGAAATAAGATTCATCACCTAAATGGATAGATAAACCAAAATATCTTTCAAAAAAAAATAATCCACTTCATCTTTACATTGCCTAATTCTCAACTAAACAGTTAACGTTTTAAACAAGAATCATAATTAGTTGATGATAAACAATTAAAAAATCTAGAATTTGTATTAAATTTATATAAAATTGAATTTCTTATCCTAAGTCAATGAATTGGATATCATTCTAGCCTTAGATTTGCATTATAAATAACAACAAAAAAATACATACAATGGCTACAAAATGGAATTTAGACCCAGCACACAGTGAAATTACTTTCAAAGTAAAACACATGATGATTTCTAATATTAAAGGTAATTTCACTAACTTCAATGCTGAAATAGAAGCTGAAGATGATACTTTTGCCAATGCAAAAACTACGGCTACAATCAATGTAGATTCTATCTCTACTCACAACACTGACAGAGATAATCACTTGAAATCTGCAGAATTCTTTAATGCAGAAGCCAATCCAACAATTACTTTTGAATCTAATGCTCTTAATAATTCTGTAACCGGAAATCTTACGGTAAATGGTGTTACCAAGCCAATTACTTTGGATGTAGATTTCGGAGGAATCAACGTAGATCCTTGGGGAAATACAAAAGCAGGTTTTTCTTTTGAAGGAAAAATCAACAGAAAAGATTTTGGTCTTAACTGGAATGCAGCTCTTGAAGCAGGAGGTGTAATGGTAAGCGAAGAAGTAAAAATTGCAGGTGAATTGCAATTTGTAAAACAAGCTTAATTTTAAAATAAGTTTCTACAGCCCACAATTTGTGGGAATAATGAAATTAATAGTTTTTTAAATCAAAAAGGTTCAGGGATTTTATTAACCTTGAGCCTTTTTTAATCTTCATAAAAATGAATCTCAACGATTTACAGAATATAAGCAGCCAATTTAAAAATTCTCAGAAAATGCCTGTTCTTTTTCTGGGCCATGGCTCTCCGATGAATGCTATTGAGGAAAATCAGTTCGTTCAGGGTTTTAGAAATGTGGCGAAAGAAATACCGAAACCTAATGCGATTTTGTGTATTTCTGCACACTGGTTTACGCGTGGAACAAAAGTTACGGCGATGGATATGCCCAAAACAATTCATGATTTTGGTGGTTTTCCACAGGCTTTGTTTGATGTACAATATCCGGCTCCCGGAAACCCTGAATTAGCGCATGAAATTACCGATATTTTAAATCTTATTGTGGAAGAAGATCACAATTGGGGACTTGATCACGGAGCTTGGTCTGTGATTAAGCATATGTATCCGAATGCTGATATTCCGGTGATTCAGTTAAGCATTGATTATACAAAACCACCACAGTATCATTTTGATTTGGCAAAAAAATTAGAAAAACTAAGAGAAAAAGGAATTTTAATTATTGGCAGTGGAAATATTGTTCATAATCTAAGATTAATTGATTGGCGAAATATTGATACCGTTGGTGCGGGTTGGGATTGGGCAATTGAAGCTCGTGAAAAAACCAACAATTGGCTTCTAGATGGAAATTTCCAAAATCTGATTGATTATCAAAAACAAGGGACTCCTCTGCAATACGCCATTCCTACTCCCGATCATTATTTACCTTTAATTTATTCTTTAGGTTTAAAAAATAAGTCTGAGGATTTGATTTTATTTAATGATGATTTAATTGGCGGTTCGTTGAGTATGACGAGCGTAAAAATCGGTTAAAATTAAATTCCTTTTAGCTGCTTTTTATATCACTATAAATTTAGTAATATTGTTTACCATGAAAAAAGCAGTATTACTCTTGATGATCATCTTACCTTTTTATCTTTCGATTGCTCAAGTAATCAAAGGTACAGTGGTAAATGATGCCGAAAAGCCCATTTCCAATGTCAACATTTATTTAGACGGTACAAAAACAGGGACTATTTCTGGCTCAGACGGAAGCTTCAGTCTTAATATTCCTTCTAACAACAATAGTTTAGTTTTTAAAAAAGATGATTACGAAACATTTACAGTTAATACATCACAAGTTTTAAACAAAACATTGAAAGTTGTTTTAATTAAATCTAAAGAGATTGAAGAAGTAGTTATCATTCCTTTTACAGAAGCTACGTATAAGAATTACATTCATTTCTTTCTAGATTCTTTCATTGGATATGATAAAGAAAATGTAAGAATAAAAAATCAACGCGCACTAAAATTTGCCTACGATAAAAATAATAAAACTTTAAAAGTAAAAGCTCCACAAACTTT
Encoded proteins:
- the ygiD gene encoding 4,5-DOPA-extradiol-dioxygenase → MNLNDLQNISSQFKNSQKMPVLFLGHGSPMNAIEENQFVQGFRNVAKEIPKPNAILCISAHWFTRGTKVTAMDMPKTIHDFGGFPQALFDVQYPAPGNPELAHEITDILNLIVEEDHNWGLDHGAWSVIKHMYPNADIPVIQLSIDYTKPPQYHFDLAKKLEKLREKGILIIGSGNIVHNLRLIDWRNIDTVGAGWDWAIEAREKTNNWLLDGNFQNLIDYQKQGTPLQYAIPTPDHYLPLIYSLGLKNKSEDLILFNDDLIGGSLSMTSVKIG
- a CDS encoding AAA family ATPase, with the translated sequence MTQNIEKLNKVLAHVKDTFVGKNDVVDLLGICLLARENAFLYGPPGTAKSAIVRTLANAVTDGKNFEYLLTRFTEPNEIFGPFDIRKLKEGELLTNTEGMMPEASMVFLDEIFNANSAILNSLLMALNEKIFKRGKETKKLPALMFVGASNVLPEDEALNALFDRFLIRINVDNVNPDLLQQVLLAGRKLENNTETETPEILSNEIKELQSLCKTIDLKPIYKVYLNTIINLRNTGIAISDRRAVKLQNLIAASALICGRNEAVISDLWVLKHIWDTEEQIEILEGIINRTIEKDDHPKSHPQALQNKIPNPEEVMKDVKILIEKWNSGTLSFDEQNVIKDKLRYLQTRCDWIRNPEQKQYIQQEIESLWQKILQTV
- a CDS encoding YceI family protein — its product is MATKWNLDPAHSEITFKVKHMMISNIKGNFTNFNAEIEAEDDTFANAKTTATINVDSISTHNTDRDNHLKSAEFFNAEANPTITFESNALNNSVTGNLTVNGVTKPITLDVDFGGINVDPWGNTKAGFSFEGKINRKDFGLNWNAALEAGGVMVSEEVKIAGELQFVKQA